The genomic interval TTGTTGACCTCGTAGACCAGGTCGACGGTGGCGTCGGAGAGCGAGGCGCTGGAGAGCCGGGCCGTCTTGAAGGTGAGGGTGGGCTTCTTGAAGGCGCTCTTCAGGAAGCCCTGTAGGGCGGCGCAACCACTGAGCGTGGTGAAGCTGAGGGCAACCAGGACGAGGACGGCGCGTTTCATCGTGGGCATGGGCGTATCACCAGACGGCCCTTCCCGCGTGGGATTCACACCCGCGCGTTCCGGGGGAGCCTTGGCCGCAAGGTGTACCGCGAAGCGCGAGCAGGTGCGCTGGCAATCAGTCTTCCAGTGTCGCGTTCTATAGTCGGGGGACACACATGACGAGTCCGCTATCCAGAGGAGGGGTCCACATCACCCGTGGGGTTCGACACGGTGGGATGTTTGGACTCATGGCGGTGGTGCTGATGTCCTGCTCCCAGGGAGGCGCCGGTTCCCGGGGGCGCACCTTGGAGCTGAAGCCCTGCCGGTTGGAGGGGGTGGCGACGCAGGCCCTGTGTGGCACGCATGAGGTCTTCGAGGACCGCGCGGCCCGGACGGGGCGCAAGCTGTCGCTGCGGGTGGCGGTGGTGCCGGCGCTGGCGGCCCAGCCCCAGCCAGACCCGCTGGTGTTCCTGGTGGGAGGCCCCGGGCAGGCGGCCACCGAGGCGGGGATGATGCTGGCTGGAGTGGAGCGCATCCGCCGCCAGCGCGACATCGTGCTGGTGGACTTGCGGGGCACCGGAGAGGCCAGCCGGCTCAAGTGCGAGCCCCCCGAGGATGAGGGGCTGGCGGCACGCTTCGACGAAGAGGCCGGGAAGCGGCAACTGCGCGAGTGCCGCGAGCGCTGGGACGCGGACGTGCGTCAGTACACCACGCCCATCGCCATGGCGGACCTGGACGAGGTGCGCGCGGCGCTGGGCTACGAGAAGGTCAATCTCTGGGGCGTCTCCTACGGCACGCGCGCGGCGCTGGTGTACATGCGCCAGTTCCCCGAGCGCGTGCGCACCGCCATCCTCGATGGCGTGGCGCCCATGGGGCTGTATCTCCCGCTGTTCACGTCGCGCGATGCGCAGCGCTCGCTGGACATGCTGCTGGCTCATTGCGAGCAGGACGCGGTCTGCGAGAAGAACTTCCCCGCGCTGCGCTCGCGCACGGAGGCGCTGCTGGCGAAGCTCGCGGAGGCGCCCGCGCGCGTGAAGGTGGCGCACCCTCGCACGGGTGCGTTGGAGGACATCGTCGTCACGCGCAACGTCTTGCTGGGGGGCGTGTTCCAGCAGCTCTACAGCGCCGAGGCCTCGTCGCTGGTGCCGTTGATGTTGGACCGGGTGACGCGGGATGACTGGGCGCCCTTCGTCGCGTTGAGCCTGGGAGCAGAGGGCATGGGGAAGTCAGTGAGCCAGGGGTTCTTCTACTCCATCGTCTGCGCGGAGGACGCGCCCTTCTTCGACAAGGCGATGGTGGAGCGCGAGGGGAAGGGCACCTGGTTCGGCTCCGCCACGGGGCTGGAGACACTGTCTATCTGCGAGACGTGGCCCCGCGCGACGCTGCCCGCGGACTACCGCGAGCCGGTGGTATCGGACGTGCCCACGCTGCTGCTCTCGGGAGAGCTGGACCCGGTGACGCCGCCCTCATGGGGAGAGGAGGCGATGCGCACGCTGAAGAACAGCCTGCACGTGGTGTCGCCGGGCGTGAGCCACAACACCGTGGGCGTCGCCTGCGTGCGTTCGCTGATGGCGGACGTGGTGGCGCAAGGCAGCGTGGCGGGCTTGAAGCCGGCGTGTGGCGGCAAGGTGTCCCGGCCCCCGCTGTTCACTTCCTTCGCGGGCTCCGTGCCCTGACCTGGAGGACGCGATGATTCGAGCGACGAACCTGCACAAGCGCTTTGGCAAGGTGACGGCCGTGGAGGATGTGTCCTTCACCGCCGAGGACGGAATGATTACGGGCCTCTTGGGCCCCAACGGCGCGGGCAAGACGACGACGCTGCGCATGCTCTACACGCTGGTGCGTCCGGATGGCGGCTCGGCGACGGTGGACGGCGTGGACGTGGTGACTCGCCCCGAGGAGGCCCGGCGGGTGTTGGGTGTGCTGCCGGATGCGCGCGGCTTGTATCCCCGGCTCACGGCCCGCGAGCACGCGCGCTACTACGGCGAGCTGCATGGGCTGTCCGGCGCGACGCTCGACAAGCGCGTGGACCAGCTGGTGGACCTGCTGGACATGAAGGACATCGCGGAGCGGCGCGTGGAGGGCTTCAGCCAGGGGGAGCGGGTGAAGGTGGCGCTGGCGCGGGCGCTGGTGCATGGGCCTCGCAACGTGCTCCTGGACGAGCCCACCAACGGGCTGGATGTGATGAGCACCCGCGCGGTGCGCACGTTGTTGCGGCGGCTGCGGGACGAGGGCTGCTGCGTCGTCTTCTCCAGCCACGTCATGCAGGAGGTGGCGGCGCTGTGTGAGCGAATCGTCGTGGTGGCGCGCGGGCGGGTGGTGGCGGATGGGACGCCGGACGCGCTGCGTGCGAGCACCGGCAAGGACAATCTGGAAGAAGCCTTCGTCGCGACCATCGGCAGTGAGCAGGGGTTGACGTCATGAGACGCCAGGTCGGTACGGTCTTTCGCAAGGAGATGCGGGACCATCTGCGGGACAGGCGGTCGCTGCTCACCGTCTTGATGCTTCCGGTGTTGGGGCCGGTGATGGCGCTCCTGACGTTGCAGATGGTGGCCACCCTGATGCGCAAGGACCAGCCGGTGGAGCTGGCCGTGGTGGGGCGTGAGCATGCCCCCAGCTTGATGGCCTTCCTGGAGCGGCAGGGCGCGATACTGAAGGAGGCCCCGCCGGACTACGAAGCGCGCATCCGCGACGGCGCGCTCGAAGTGGCGCTGGTGGTGCCGGAGGACTACGGCAAGGACTTCTCCAAGGGCCGCACGGCGGAGGTGCGCCTGGTGGCGGACAGCTCGAGGCGCTCGGCCATGATGCCGGTGCAGCGGGCCCGGCGGCTCTTGGAGGCGTATTCGGGACAGGTGGGCAGCCACCGCCTGCTCGCGCGAGGGGTCTCTCCGGAGCTCGCCATGGCCGTGCGCGTGGCGGACGCGGACCTGGCCACACCCGCTCAGAGCGCCGCGCAGTGGCTCAACATGGTGCCGCTCTTCCTGGTGATGGTCACCTTCGCGGGGGGCCTCCAACTGGCGAGTGATACGCTGGCGGGTGAGCGCGAGCGCGGCTCGCTGGAGCCCTTGTTGCTCAACCCCGCCCCTCGGGGCGTGGTGGTGCTGGGCAAGTGGGCGGCCACCGTCCTCATGTCCGCGCTGGCGACGCTGGTGACCATGCTGGGCTTCGTCCTGGTGCTGAAGCGCGCGCCGCTGGAGGACCTGGGCGTGACGGTCCACCCCGATGCCTCCTTCATCGGGATGATGCTCCTCACCGTGCTCCCGCTGACCCTGGCGGCCTCCGCCGCCCAGATGTGGGTGTCCACCTATGCCCGCTCCTTCAAGGAGGCTCAGCTGTATCTGAACCTGCTCATGATTGTTCCCATGGCGCCAGGGGTCATGCTGTCCATGATGCCGATGAAGTCGGAGCTCTGGATGTTCGCGGTGCCGGTGCTGGGGCAGGAGTTGCTGGCGTTCGAGGTGCTGCGTGGAGAGATGCTCAAGCCGCTGCCCTTCCTCCTCGCCACGGGCTCCAGCGTCGTGGTGGCGCTGATTGCCTTGCGCGCCATCACCCGGCTGCTCGGCGACGAGCGCATCGTCTTCGGCCGGAGCTGAGGGCCGGACCCACAGTGTCTCCGAGGTGTCGGTTGACGCCTCGGGTCCTCCGGCGTGGATGACAATGGCCTCGGGTTGGCTTCCAATGGGAGGGGATGACGCCCGAGAAAGATGCCCTCCTCCCCCTGGCGCCGGAGTCCGTGGCCACCACGCAAGGGGAGCCGCGCTTCGGTACCTACCAGGGTGAGCTGCCCGAGGTGGACCTCCCCAGGCTGTTGGGGAAATGGGCGCCGGCGCGCGCCACGCGACTGCTCAAGCGCAAGCGCTGGCACTACACCTTCACCGCCACGCAAGAGGTCGCGGCCCTCTTCGCGGTGGTGGACCTGGGCTACTCGTCCAGCGCCTTCGCCGTGGCCATCGACCTGCGCGAGCGAAAGCCCCTGTGTGACGTGAGCTTCCTGGGCGCTCCGGGCCCCATGGTGTCGCTGGGCGACAAGCCGGGCGCGGGGCTCAACGCGTCCTTCCGCACGCTGGGAGGCAAGCTGGCCATCCGCCGGGGCGAGGAGGATGAGCGCTACCAGGTGCAGGTGGACGTCAGCCGCATGCGCACCGGAAGCCTCAACACCTTCCAGTGGAACGGCGAACTGCTCGTGGCGGGAGGCCCGCCCGCGCTGACGGTGATTGCGCCCGTGCAGGGAGACGGGCTCGTCAACGTCACGATGAAGCGCAACGGCCTGCTGTCCTTCGGCAGCCTGGAGGTGGGGGGCAAGCGCTTCCGGCTGGATGGGGGCGTGGGCGGCATCGACTACACGCAGGGCTATCTGGCGCGTCACACCGCGTGGCGCTGGGCCTTCGCCTCGGGCCGGCTGGCGGATGGGACGCCCATCGGCTTGAACCTGGTCGAGGGCTTCAACGAGAGCTCGGCCGAGGCCAACGAGAACGCGCTCTGGCTGGGAGACCGGCTGTATCCCCTGGCTCGCGCGCGCTTCGAGTACGACCCGAAGAACCTGATGGCGCCGTGGAAGCTGACGACGGCGGACGGCGCGCTGGACCTGCGCTTCCAGCCCTTCTACGTCCACCGGGAGGAGCGCAACCTGCGCCTGGTCATCAGTCACTTCGCGCAGCCCGTGGGCCTCTTCGAGGGCACGGTGAAGGTGGGCGGCCGGACGCTCCAGCTCTCCAACCTGCCCGGCGTCACCGAGGACCAGGACATGCTGTGGTGAACGGCGGCCCTTCAGGGGGGCGCCCGGCGCGCGGCCTGCTTGGAGTCGTGGTGTGCGCCCCTGGAGGCGTTAGGCTGCGAAGCCCACGCCGTCCTCCGGAGTGAGCCATGTCGTGTCCGCACTGCGGTCAGCCACTTCCCGATGCCCGCGCCACCGCGTGTCCTCACTGTGGCCGGGACGTGAAGTCCGCTGGTTTCAACGGCCTCCCCTCCGCGGAAGAGGCCGCCGACGCCGCGCGCCGCACCGCCGAGGCCGCGGGGAGCGCCGTGCGGACGCTCCTGGAAGACCCTCGGCTGCGCGAGCGGTTGCCTGGGGGCTCGCTGCCGCTCTTGGGTTCGGGCCTCGTCGCCGCCGCGGTCCTCGTTCCGATGCTGCCCATCATCGGGGGCGGCATCGGCCTGCCCTGGTCCGTGGTGATGCTCGCGGGCAGCGTGCTGCTGGGCGCTCGCGAGTGGAGCGCCGCGGGCCGCCCCGTCCCCGCGCCGCTGGAGCGGCTGGCCCAGGTGGCCTCGCATCCCGCGTTCCTCCCGCTCTTCACGGGGCTGGTCTTCACGTTCGCCTTCCTGTCGCTGGGCTTCGGACTGTTGCCGCTCGTCTGGCTCGGGGCCGCCGTGGTCCTGGGCTATGTGCAGTGGCGCGTGTTCCAGGCGTCGGCTGCGTCCGCTCCGGAGCTGCGTCCCTCACCGGAGGCCACGCGGTTGAAGCGCTGGGTGCTCGCGGGCGCGGGCGTGTGCGCCCTGTCGATGTTGCTCACCTGGGGCTCGGGGATGACGCTGTGGACGTCGCTGGGCGGCTACGGCTACCAGGACCGTCAGGTGACCGAGGTCGACAGCAGTGGCCGTCCCACGGGCTACCAGTACACGGAGAGCCATTACGGCTGGGCACCGAACCTCACCCGGACGCCCACCTTCTTCGCGACGTCGGGACGAAGCCGTCCGGGAGCCCCCGCCGCGGTCATGGCCCTCATGGTCCTCGCGCTGCTGGCCGCGGTTCCTCGCGCCCGCGAGGCCGTGCCCTCGATGCTGCCGTACCTCCTCGCGGGGGGCGTCACCGTGTGGGGACTGATGGGGTTCGCCGTGAAGCCGGGGCCGCTGCTGTTCCTCGTGGGCGCGGCGGTCATCGACGTGGCCTTGTTCCGGGCCCACCGCGCGGCGAGCACCCCCGCGTCCTCGCCACCGGAGGGCGACAACCCGTCCGGTCGCGCTTGAGACGCGGGTGTCGCGCAGGCTACGTGCGGGCGCGGCGTGCTTCGAGGATGGCGCGGAAGGAGCGGGTCCTCAGCTCCTCCACGGTGAGGCCGGTGGCCAGCACTTCGTCCTGGGTGAGCGCGCCGCAGCTCAGGCCCCGAAGGAAGAAGTTGAGCAGCCCCTGGCCCGTGGCCGCGTCGTCGAAGACGTTGCCCACCAGCGTGGCCTGGGCCGCCTTCTCCATGAAGGCCTTGAGCCGGCGGGTGGCCGCGTCGAGTCCCTCCAGGAAGAAGGCATACACCGCCGCGTAGCGCACGGGGAGCTGGGCGGGATGCAAGTCCCACCCCTGATACCAGCCGCGCTCCAGTGAGTGGCGGATGTGGCGGTAGGTGAGCTGCCACACCCGCTGCACCGACTCGCTGTTCTCCCTCAACTGCGTGGGCAACAGCGGCTCTTCGCCCTGCTTGCGATGCGGTGGCACGGGCATCACGTTGGTGACGCCGTCGGAGAGCTGGACGCCCGTGCCCGCGAGCGCGGCTTGCACGAAGTCCCGCAGGAAATCACAGGCGGGGTGCAGCATGCTCTGCACATGCGCGCTGACGCTCAGCGCGGCGGTGTAGTCATACAAGCCCAGGTGCACCGCGCCGCAGCGTCCATCACCCGCGGCCACCAGCGCTTGCAGGTTCATCCGCCCCTCGTGATTGAAGAGGGCCTGGGGGGTCTCCACCATCAGCTCCATGCCCAGCGCCCCGTTCGCGAGCCCGTGTGCCTGCTCCAGCACCTCGAGGATGCGCGCGAGCGCGGCCACCTGCTCGGGCAGGGACACCTTGGGCAGTGTGACGACGAAGGACGGCGGCAATTTGCCACCGCTGTGCTCCAGCAATGTAGTGACGAACAGGTCGAGCGTGCGCGAGGAGCGCTCGAACAGCTCCTCCGTGAAGGACTTCACCCGGATGCCGGTGAAGGGCGGCAGCGCGCCCAGTTCCAGTCCGCGCGCCATCTCCCGGGCGGCGGCGACGGCGTGGGTGTCCTCCTCCGCGTCGGGGCGGTGGCCGTACCCGTCCTCGAAGTCGATGCGATAGTCCTCCACCGGCTCGCGCTTGAGCTTCTCCTGCACCCGCTCATAGACGCGCTGGGCGAAGCGCCCGCGCTGGGGCAGCCCCAGGCCATGGGCCAGCTCCGCCGAGTCTGGCGCGTAGTCCTTCATCGCCGCGAGCGCCAGGTCCCCCAGCTTCCGCGCCGACTCCGCGCGGAAGAGGTGGGCCCCGCCATAGACGACATGCACGGGCTGGCGCCGAGGTGACTCGCCCGGGTACGCGCGGGCGAGCTCGGCGTTGGCGCGCCGGAGGGACTCGCGCGCGCCGGAGAGGCTGGAGGGCGTCAGGGTGGTCTTCATCGAGAAGGGCCTCTCACGCGAGGGAGGACATCACGGCTGACGCTTGAGCCAGGCGGAGACCTCGGGGCCGCAGCGCTCGCGCAGCTCCACGTCCTGCGCCAGCCGCTCCAGCGTCTGCGCGGTGGCCTGCTGCGCCTCGCTGACGGGGTGCTCCTTGAGCAGGGCCTTCACCGCCTCCAGGTCCTCGCGCGTGCGCAGCATGCCGAGCGACTCCACGATTCTCCGCAGCAGCATGGGCGCGCCGCCCGTGCGAGTGATGACGTCCTTCCACTGCTTGCGCATCCGCGCCCACCACGCGTCGCGCCCGGTGCGGTTGGCCAACAGGCCCGACACGAAGCCGGCCACGTCCTGCGTCTTCACCGTATCGGAGAAGAGCAGGTCTTGCGCGCGAGCGGCCAGCGCGGGCTCCTCGAAGGCGGTGAGCGCCATGAGGTAGCGGCGCTGTGTGGCCGGGTCCGGCTCGCCCGGCATCCGCTGGAGGAAGGTGTCGAACAGGGCCGCGTCCCCGGCGCGCGCCACCATCGCTACCGCGGCGTCGAGCAGGTTGGGCTCCAGCGCGTCGCGCTCACCCTTGAGCATGCGGGCCACGCGCGGACGGACCTCCGCGAGCGCGTCCGGGCTGCGCGCGAGGCCACCCACCGCGCGCACCAGCGCCGCGCGTCGCAGCTTCACCGCGTCCGATTCGCCGGCCGCCGCCTGCCAGCCCAGCTTCTTCAGGCCCGGACCCAGCAGGCGCTCCACCCACGCGCGCAGGTGCGCCTGGTCCTGGTCGTCCACCAGCCGGCCCTCGACGTAGGCCAGCCGGCCCACCAGTTCGTCCAGGACGGAGTCGTCCTCCTCGTCGCCGAAGCGCGCCGCCAGGTCCAGCAGATCCGCCACCGACGCGCGCCCCGAGCGCACCAGCGACCACTGGTCCGCCAGCAGCGAGATGCGCTCCGCGGGCGCCAGCGCGTGCAGGTTCGCCGCCAGCCCCGTCAGCGTCGCCTTGTCATACATCACCCGGTAGAAGCCCGTGGAGCCCGCGTTGGCGCACAGCCACTTCACCGCGCCGGAGCCCTCCAGCTTCACCTTCGCCTGCTTGTCGCGCAGGAGCACGCGCTGCTCCTTCACGCCCGAGCCGTCCTCGTAGCGCAGCACCATGGGCACCGGCCACTTCTCACCGCTCTCCACGCCGGGCTCCGAATAGAAGCGCTGCTGCGACAGCGTCACCTCGCGCCCGTCCACGCTCGCCGTCACCAGGGGGAAGCCGCTCTGGCCCACCCACGCCGTGGCCAGCTCCTCCACGGGCTGCTTCGCGGCCTCGCCCAGCGCGTTCCACAGGTCTTCCTTCACCGCGTTGGCGCGCGCGTGCTTGCGCATGTAGAGGCGGATGCCTTCGCGGAAGGGGCCCTCGCCGAGGAAGCCCTCAATCATCCGCAGCACCGCGCCGCCCTTCTCGTACGTAATCACGTCGAAGCTCTCACCCGCCTCGCCCGCGTTGCGCACCTCCCCGTGGATGGGGTGGGTGGACTTGAGCGCGTCCAGGTACAGCGCGCTGGCGCGGTGCGCGTCGAAGTCCAGCCACATGCGCCACTCGGGGCGCCACTGGTCGACAATCTTGAAGGCCATCCACGTGGCGAAGGCCTCGTTGAGCCACAGGTCGTCCCACCACACCATGGTGACCCAGTTGCCGAACCACTGGTGCGCCAGCTCGTGGGTCACCACCTCCGCCACGCGCTTCTGCACGGACAAGGGCGCGGTGGCCGGGTCCAGCAGCAGCGTCACCTCGCGATAGGTGATGAGGCCGGCGTTCTCCATGGCGCCCGCCTCGAAGTCGGGGATGCCCACCTGGTCCAGCTTGGTGAAGGCATACGGCAGCCCGAAGTAGTCCTGGAGCCGGGGTAGCACCGCCAGCGCCACGTCCTGGCCAAAGCGCGTCAGGTGCGCCTTCTCCTGGAGCGACCAGGTGCGCACCGGCACGCCGCCCACCATCTGCGCGGGAGTGCCCACCAGCGGGCCCACCACCAGCGCGACCAGGTAGCTGCTGAGCACCTCCGTCTCCTGGAACGTCACCTTGTTCCAGGCGCCGTCCTGCTCCTCCTTCACGATGGGGCCGTTGCCCAGCACCGCGAGCCCCTGAGGCACGCGCACGCTCAGGGCCCACTTCGCCTTGAAGGCCGGCTCGTCGAAGCAGGGGAAGACGCGGCGCGCGTCGGCGGCCTCGAACTGCGTGGCCACCACCTTGCCCGCCAGGTACATGCCGCGCAGGCCGTCCGTGAAGGGGCCCTTCCAGGTGACCTCCAGCGTGGCGCGGCCCGTGGGCAGGGGCGCATCGAAGCTCACCACCACTGTCTCGCTGGCCGGCATGGGCCGGATGGAGGACGCCTTGAGCTGCGTGCCTCCCGAGCGGAACGTCACCTCGCCGAGCTCGAGGGCAATGGCGTGGAGGATGATTTCGCGCGTGGGCGCGGAGAGCTCCACGTCCACTGTCTGCTGTCCGGTGAAGGACTTCGCACCCAGGTCCAAGGTCAGCGTGGCCGCGTAGCGCTGGGGGCGAACGGTGGTCGGGAGGCGGAAGTTCTTGTCTTCGGTCGGGTGCGCCATAGGGAGGCGGAATCTAGCCTCGCTTGTGGCTCGCGTTCCCAATTCGTTGACGTGGATGCAAGAAACCCGTCGTCAGCGGGGTGGGGTGTCGTCCGCCACACCCTTACCGCCTCGAGCGCGAGCCTTTCGTGTCGCGCCGCCGCGCGGCATGGGGCGGGGC from Myxococcus stipitatus carries:
- a CDS encoding alpha/beta hydrolase; the encoded protein is MFGLMAVVLMSCSQGGAGSRGRTLELKPCRLEGVATQALCGTHEVFEDRAARTGRKLSLRVAVVPALAAQPQPDPLVFLVGGPGQAATEAGMMLAGVERIRRQRDIVLVDLRGTGEASRLKCEPPEDEGLAARFDEEAGKRQLRECRERWDADVRQYTTPIAMADLDEVRAALGYEKVNLWGVSYGTRAALVYMRQFPERVRTAILDGVAPMGLYLPLFTSRDAQRSLDMLLAHCEQDAVCEKNFPALRSRTEALLAKLAEAPARVKVAHPRTGALEDIVVTRNVLLGGVFQQLYSAEASSLVPLMLDRVTRDDWAPFVALSLGAEGMGKSVSQGFFYSIVCAEDAPFFDKAMVEREGKGTWFGSATGLETLSICETWPRATLPADYREPVVSDVPTLLLSGELDPVTPPSWGEEAMRTLKNSLHVVSPGVSHNTVGVACVRSLMADVVAQGSVAGLKPACGGKVSRPPLFTSFAGSVP
- a CDS encoding ATP-binding cassette domain-containing protein, encoding MIRATNLHKRFGKVTAVEDVSFTAEDGMITGLLGPNGAGKTTTLRMLYTLVRPDGGSATVDGVDVVTRPEEARRVLGVLPDARGLYPRLTAREHARYYGELHGLSGATLDKRVDQLVDLLDMKDIAERRVEGFSQGERVKVALARALVHGPRNVLLDEPTNGLDVMSTRAVRTLLRRLRDEGCCVVFSSHVMQEVAALCERIVVVARGRVVADGTPDALRASTGKDNLEEAFVATIGSEQGLTS
- a CDS encoding ABC transporter permease; the protein is MRRQVGTVFRKEMRDHLRDRRSLLTVLMLPVLGPVMALLTLQMVATLMRKDQPVELAVVGREHAPSLMAFLERQGAILKEAPPDYEARIRDGALEVALVVPEDYGKDFSKGRTAEVRLVADSSRRSAMMPVQRARRLLEAYSGQVGSHRLLARGVSPELAMAVRVADADLATPAQSAAQWLNMVPLFLVMVTFAGGLQLASDTLAGERERGSLEPLLLNPAPRGVVVLGKWAATVLMSALATLVTMLGFVLVLKRAPLEDLGVTVHPDASFIGMMLLTVLPLTLAASAAQMWVSTYARSFKEAQLYLNLLMIVPMAPGVMLSMMPMKSELWMFAVPVLGQELLAFEVLRGEMLKPLPFLLATGSSVVVALIALRAITRLLGDERIVFGRS
- a CDS encoding DUF2804 domain-containing protein, yielding MTPEKDALLPLAPESVATTQGEPRFGTYQGELPEVDLPRLLGKWAPARATRLLKRKRWHYTFTATQEVAALFAVVDLGYSSSAFAVAIDLRERKPLCDVSFLGAPGPMVSLGDKPGAGLNASFRTLGGKLAIRRGEEDERYQVQVDVSRMRTGSLNTFQWNGELLVAGGPPALTVIAPVQGDGLVNVTMKRNGLLSFGSLEVGGKRFRLDGGVGGIDYTQGYLARHTAWRWAFASGRLADGTPIGLNLVEGFNESSAEANENALWLGDRLYPLARARFEYDPKNLMAPWKLTTADGALDLRFQPFYVHREERNLRLVISHFAQPVGLFEGTVKVGGRTLQLSNLPGVTEDQDMLW
- a CDS encoding zinc ribbon domain-containing protein, which produces MSCPHCGQPLPDARATACPHCGRDVKSAGFNGLPSAEEAADAARRTAEAAGSAVRTLLEDPRLRERLPGGSLPLLGSGLVAAAVLVPMLPIIGGGIGLPWSVVMLAGSVLLGAREWSAAGRPVPAPLERLAQVASHPAFLPLFTGLVFTFAFLSLGFGLLPLVWLGAAVVLGYVQWRVFQASAASAPELRPSPEATRLKRWVLAGAGVCALSMLLTWGSGMTLWTSLGGYGYQDRQVTEVDSSGRPTGYQYTESHYGWAPNLTRTPTFFATSGRSRPGAPAAVMALMVLALLAAVPRAREAVPSMLPYLLAGGVTVWGLMGFAVKPGPLLFLVGAAVIDVALFRAHRAASTPASSPPEGDNPSGRA
- a CDS encoding DUF6986 family protein is translated as MKTTLTPSSLSGARESLRRANAELARAYPGESPRRQPVHVVYGGAHLFRAESARKLGDLALAAMKDYAPDSAELAHGLGLPQRGRFAQRVYERVQEKLKREPVEDYRIDFEDGYGHRPDAEEDTHAVAAAREMARGLELGALPPFTGIRVKSFTEELFERSSRTLDLFVTTLLEHSGGKLPPSFVVTLPKVSLPEQVAALARILEVLEQAHGLANGALGMELMVETPQALFNHEGRMNLQALVAAGDGRCGAVHLGLYDYTAALSVSAHVQSMLHPACDFLRDFVQAALAGTGVQLSDGVTNVMPVPPHRKQGEEPLLPTQLRENSESVQRVWQLTYRHIRHSLERGWYQGWDLHPAQLPVRYAAVYAFFLEGLDAATRRLKAFMEKAAQATLVGNVFDDAATGQGLLNFFLRGLSCGALTQDEVLATGLTVEELRTRSFRAILEARRART
- a CDS encoding M1 family metallopeptidase, yielding MAHPTEDKNFRLPTTVRPQRYAATLTLDLGAKSFTGQQTVDVELSAPTREIILHAIALELGEVTFRSGGTQLKASSIRPMPASETVVVSFDAPLPTGRATLEVTWKGPFTDGLRGMYLAGKVVATQFEAADARRVFPCFDEPAFKAKWALSVRVPQGLAVLGNGPIVKEEQDGAWNKVTFQETEVLSSYLVALVVGPLVGTPAQMVGGVPVRTWSLQEKAHLTRFGQDVALAVLPRLQDYFGLPYAFTKLDQVGIPDFEAGAMENAGLITYREVTLLLDPATAPLSVQKRVAEVVTHELAHQWFGNWVTMVWWDDLWLNEAFATWMAFKIVDQWRPEWRMWLDFDAHRASALYLDALKSTHPIHGEVRNAGEAGESFDVITYEKGGAVLRMIEGFLGEGPFREGIRLYMRKHARANAVKEDLWNALGEAAKQPVEELATAWVGQSGFPLVTASVDGREVTLSQQRFYSEPGVESGEKWPVPMVLRYEDGSGVKEQRVLLRDKQAKVKLEGSGAVKWLCANAGSTGFYRVMYDKATLTGLAANLHALAPAERISLLADQWSLVRSGRASVADLLDLAARFGDEEDDSVLDELVGRLAYVEGRLVDDQDQAHLRAWVERLLGPGLKKLGWQAAAGESDAVKLRRAALVRAVGGLARSPDALAEVRPRVARMLKGERDALEPNLLDAAVAMVARAGDAALFDTFLQRMPGEPDPATQRRYLMALTAFEEPALAARAQDLLFSDTVKTQDVAGFVSGLLANRTGRDAWWARMRKQWKDVITRTGGAPMLLRRIVESLGMLRTREDLEAVKALLKEHPVSEAQQATAQTLERLAQDVELRERCGPEVSAWLKRQP